From a single Cyprinus carpio isolate SPL01 chromosome A3, ASM1834038v1, whole genome shotgun sequence genomic region:
- the LOC109049961 gene encoding cytosolic endo-beta-N-acetylglucosaminidase-like, which translates to MTSRKRKRDETTSSTIPKTEEIISSESCLSQPSDQSVHEVITYKPSTLPAIHYDPDTTEPISCSLKSLDELLSWKRQEASLFNVATVPLASRYPPLHSCPRRTLVSHDMMGGYLKDRFIQGAEVETPYAFYHWEYIDIFNYFSHQMVTIPPAVWTNAAHKHGVLSIGTFITEWTDGAKTCQSQPAYKDTYNTKTDKLVQISHCYGFDGWLINIENVLSESAVKNTGPFLRYLTDQMHERVPGSVVIWYDSVLKNGSLDWQNKLNDDNRMFFDACDGIFTNYNWTEQSLEWMKSYSAAQGRFADIYVGVDVFARGVVVGGKFETNKALKLIRKYELSTAIFAPGWVYECHEKADFRQNQDKFWSLLSDYLYIHRPSSSLPFISSFCQGFGKSLYWRGQVEMKRSWFNLHAQEIQPLYLSENMDNGGWLRTRGCSEDAWIGGSSLMVEGMIPSGRSEVCARIFSLHVPLATRTFVSFVYKPPVGVKISLELKTIDGPLCTFDGMEEIAPSSVFPEALAEDNQLVEQFAQKCGQWSLDGWTTRCFLLKMIGCLLREVCIRVSRDGGDEDICFNCRIGEIMLLDAESLQAPLQSVEGICVNDVVWHKGDGHTQSKVLLNATLRWQYPTPQVRHFRIHWRRPRGPDPRIPPGPLTLIGRSYSTLYRVVELEVPAAPGLIELVVEPVSREGFRVPEAQWGRRTLSYSASSSENPSV; encoded by the exons ATGACATCCCGCAAACGAAAAAGGGACGAAACTACAAGCAGTACGATTCCTAAAACGGAGGAGATCATCAG CTCTGAGTCCTGCCTCAGTCAGCCAAGCGATCAAAGTGTTCATGAAGTCATAACTTACAAGCCATCTACGTTGCCAG CGATCCACTATGATCCTGACACGACTGAGCCCATCAGCTGCAGTCTGAAGTCTCTTGATGAACTGTTGTCATGGAAACGACAGGAAGCCAGTCTTTTTAATGTGGCCACTGTGCCTTTGGCGAGCAGGTATCCTCCACTGCACAGCTGCCCCAGACGGACACTGGTGTCCCACGACATGATGGGTGGCTACCTGAAGGACAG GTTCATTCAAGGTGCAGAGGTGGAGACGCCGTATGCCTTCTATCACTGGGAGTATATTGACATCTTCAACTACTTCAGTCATCAGATGGTAACCATTCCTCCGGCGGTCTGGACGAATGCAGCACATAAGCATGGAGTGCTCTCTATTG GCACATTCATCACAGAGTGGACAGATGGAGCGAAGACATGTCAGTCCCAACCAGCATACAAAGATACTTACAACACAAAAACTGATAAGTTGGTTCAGATTTCCCACTGCTACGGCTTTGACGGCTGGCTCATTAACATAGAAAATGTGCTGAGT GAGAGTGCAGTGAAGAACACTGGACCCTTTCTGCGCTACCTCACAGACCAGATGCACGAGCGCGTCCCAGGCAGTGTGGTGATCTGGTATGACAGCGTGCTGAAAAACGGCTCGCTCGATTGGCAGAACAAACTCAATGACGACAACAG AATGTTTTTTGATGCCTGTGATGGAATATTCACTAACTACAACTGGACAGAGCAGAGCCTGGAGTGGATGAAGTCCTACTCTGCGGCTCAGGGCCGCTTTGCTGACATCTATGTCGGTGTTGATGTGTTTGCAAGAGGGGTGGTGGTTGGAGGGAAATTTGAGACCAATAAG GCTCTGAAGCTGATTAGGAAGTATGAACTTTCAACAGCCATCTTTGCTCCTGGCTGGGTGTACGAATGCCACGAAAAGGCAGATTTCCGCCAAAACCAGGACAA GTTTTGGAGTTTGCTGTCTGATTACCTTTATATCCACCGGCCCTCGtccagtcttccattcatctcctcATTCTGTCAGGGCTTTGGAAAGAGCCTGTACTGGAGGGGACAG GTGGAGATGAAGAGAAGCTGGTTTAATCTGCATGCTCAGGAGATCCAGCCTCTGTACCTCTCTGAGAACATGGACAATGGCGGCTGGCTGAGAACCCGTGGCTGCTCAGAGGACGCTTGGATTGGAGGCAGCTCTCTGATGGTGGAGGGCATGATTCCATCGGGACGTTCTGAAGTGTGTGCAAG GATTTTTTCTCTCCATGTTCCCTTGGCCACTAGGacgtttgtttcttttgtctACAAGCCACCTGTGGGGGTGAAGATATCCTTGGAGCTCAAAACGATAGATGGTCCTCTGTGCACATTCGATGGGATGGAGGAAATAGCAC CCAGCAGTGTCTTTCCAGAAGCGTTAGCAGAGGATAACCAGCTGGTTGAGCAGTTTGCACAGAAGTGTGGCCAGTGGTCTTTGGATGGCTGGACTACCAG ATGTTTCCTGTTGAAAATGATTGGCTGCTTATTGCGAGAAGTGTGTATTCGTGTTTCCCGAGATGGAGGCGATGAGGACATTTGCTTTAATTGTAGGATTGGAGAGATTATG CTGTTGGATGCTGAGAGTCTTCAAGCACCCCTGCAGTCTGTTGAAGGCATCTGCGTGAATGATGTGGTGTGGCACAAGGGAGATGGACACACGCAATCAAAGGTACTTTTGAATGCCACCTTACGCTGGCAATATCCCACCCCGCAGGTTCGCCATTTCCGGATTCACTGGAGGCGTCCCCGTGGTCCTGACCCTCGGATTCCCCCTGGACCCTTGACTCTGATTGGCAGGTCTTACTCCACCCTGTACCGTGTGGTGGAGCTGGAGGTGCCTGCTGCTCCGGGTCTCATAGAGCTGGTGGTGGAGCCTGTGAGCAGAGAGGGATTCCGAGTGCCTGAGGCCCAGTGGGGCCGACGCACACTCAGCTACAGCGCCAGTTCCTCAGAAAACCCATCAGTGTGA
- the LOC109045375 gene encoding retinoid-inducible serine carboxypeptidase-like: protein MVRSWTGMLALLLVTVSFYKGSCVPVQAKESWGYVDVREGAHMFWWLYYANSSSASYKDLPLVMWLQGGPGGSSCGFGNFEEIGPLDRDLKPRGTSWVRAASVLFVDNPVGTGYSYTDTEDALAKDVAMVASDMMVLLKSFFSLKTEFQSIPFFIFSESYGGKMAAAISLELTKAVQAGSIKCNFAGVALGDSWISPIDSVMTWGPYLYSTSLLDDNGLDEVTKAANAVLEAVKQGQYRKATDMWSITENVVEQNTNNVNFYNILTQNSDEMKTSSDQTSGFLSSLKRRHIHPLHRQSLSELMNGPIRQKLGVIPKNVTWGGQAEAVFESMAGDFMKPVVDIVDQLLAAGANVTVYNGQLDLIVDTVGQEIWVKRLKWDGLQYFNKMKWTALEDPQTESQTGAFYKTYKNFAFYWILKAGHMIPSDQGPMALRMLKMVTQQE, encoded by the exons ATGGTGCGCTCGTGGACTGGCATGCTGGCTCTGCTGCTGGTTACTGTGAGCTTTTATAAAG GTAGCTGTGTTCCAGTTCAAGCCAAAGAGTCATGGGGATATGTAGATGTCCGTGAAGGAGCTCATATGTTCTGGTGGCTGTACTACGCCAATAGCTCCAGCGCCAGTTATAAAGATCTGCCTCTGGTTATGTGGCTGCAG GGAGGTCCTGGCGGATCTAGCTGTGGATTTGGCAATTTTGAGGAAATTGGACCTCTTGATAGAGACCTTAAGCCACGGGGAACGTCTTGG GTGCGTGCTGCCAGTGTGCTATTTGTGGATAACCCAGTGGGCACCGGATACAGTTACACAGACACTGAAGATGCCCTCGCCAAGGACGTTGCGATGGTAGCATCAGACATGATGGTCCTCCTCAAGAGCTTTTTCTCTCTAAAGACAGAGTTTCAg AGTATTCCCTTCTTTATATTTTCTGAGTCCTATGGaggcaaaatggcagcagctatTTCCCTCGAACTCACAAAG GCAGTTCAAGCTGGTTCAATTAAATGCAACTTTGCTGGGGTGGCTTTGGGAGACTCCTGGATCTCTCCTATAG ACTCGGTCATGACTTGGGGTCCTTATCTTTACAGCACA TCTCTGTTGGATGACAATGGACTGGACGAGGTGACTAAAGCAGCAAACGCGGTGCTGGAGGCAGTGAAACAGGGCCAGTACCGAAAAGCCACTGACATGTGGTCCATCACAGAGAATGTAGTGGAACAG AACACAAATAATGTGAACTTCTATAACATCCTCACTCAAAACTCTGACGAGATGAAGACCAGTTCAGATCAAACCAGTGGATTTCTCT cctcaCTGAAGCGTCGCCACATTCACCCTTTGCACCGTCAGTCCCTTTCAGAGTTGATGAACGGGCCAATCAGACAGAAGCTTGGTGTCATACCAAAGAATGTCACATGGGGAG GACAAGCTGAGGCAGTGTTTGAAAGCATGGCAGGAGATTTCATGAAGCCTGTGGTGGACATTGTAGATCAGCTTTTGGCTGCAGGGGCCAATGTCACAGTCTACAATGGCCAGCTGGATCTTATAGTGGACACAGTGG GTCAGGAGATTTGGGTGAAACGGCTGAAATGGGACGGACTCCAATACTTCAACAAAATGAAATGGACAGCACTGGAAGACCCACAAACCGAGAGCCAGACTGGAGCTTTCTACAAGACCTACAAGAACTTTGCCTTCTACTGGATCCTCAAAGCTGGACATATG ATCCCATCTGACCAGGGGCCAATGGCTTTGCGGATGTTGAAGATGGTGACTCAGCAGGAGTGA
- the LOC109049971 gene encoding coilin-like yields MASSSLNSIRVRLYFDYPPPATPECRMCWLLVDLNKCRVVADLSSIIKEKLGYSRRTILDLFIEDCYLPSTESIYIVRDNDGIRVKVSSPVYINGAEAYQSSEAQNSKTKKRGREDETQICEGLSKKKKHADAQINDSAPVEDAKKKKKKKKKEVKESATPQKIIETPSSTKNNRKSTFAVPASDKTTRRKTRQPTSSSSDSSEDESHNKAPPPKPKPKQNDAARKPRKESSSSDSSSLDDTEKPKSNIPAQPLPVTPKLSSTTSKPPLQTPQRRESPTDSSSSSSSSSSPSKVKPTAKKSQVATQPSSSTIQSVSSSVSKEPQDKAESSDSEASEIELVIKKPNLQGMGLKIAGVSPGVSEAAGRDRGHTRGQERGRSRGANRGSGRGGFGRARGTPWKQDFHFSYENGERQKQNDSLTNESFILQNPPEITPKRDYAALPLLAAPPAVGQKIAFKLLELTENYTPEVSDYKEGKIIAFNPQTKVMELELLSQPQAPAEPGKFDLVYENADGSERVEYAVTHGSQLTERWDSLLEPRLILENVG; encoded by the exons ATGGCCAGCTCCAGTCTCAATTCTATCAGGGTTAGATTGTACTTTGATTATCCTCCTCCCGCGACACCTGAATGTCGGATGTGTTGGTTGCTGGTGGACTTAAACAAATGCCGCGTTGTCGCAGATCTTTCCAGCATCATAAAAGAAAAGCTCGGCTACAGCCGTAGGACAATTTTAGACTTGTTTATTGAGGATTGCTACCTGCCTTCCACGGAAAGTATTTATATAGTTCGTGATAATGACGGTATAAG GGTGAAGGTATCCAGTCCTGTTTATATTAATGGAGCAGAGGCTTACCAGAGCTCTGAAGCACAAAACTCAAAGACCaagaaaagagggagagaggatgAGACGCAGATCTGTGAAGGtctaagtaaaaaaaagaagcatgCAGATGCGCAAATCAATGATTCTGCACCAGTAGAAGATgccaaaaagaagaagaaaaagaagaagaaagaggtgAAAGAGTCAGCCACCCCTCAAAAGATCATTGAAACCCCCTCTTCtactaaaaacaacagaaaaagcaCTTTTGCTGTCCCTGCCAGTGACAAAACAACTCGTAGAAAGACTCGGCAACCAACGTCAAGTTCTTCGGACAGCAGTGAGGACGAGTCTCACAATAAGGCCCCTCCACCAAAACCTAAACCCAAACAGAATGACGCTGCCAGAAAGCCACGGAAAGAAAGCTCATCATCGGATTCATCGTCTTTAGATGACACAGAGAAACCCAAAAGCAACATTCCTGCACAACCACTACCTGTTACTCCTAAACTATCTAGCACAACCTCAAAACCTCCGCTACAGACCCCACAACGTAGAGAGAGCCCCACAGattcctcttcatcctcctcctcctcatcgtcACCCAGCAAAGTCAAACCTACAGCTAAGAAATCACAAGTAGCAACTCAGCCCTCCTCAAGTACAATTCAGTCTGTCTCGTCTTCTGTGTCTAAAGAGCCCCAGGATAAGGCAGAGAGCTCAGACTCTGAGGCCAGTGAAATAGAGCTTGTGATTAAGAAGCCAAACCTGCAAGGAATGGGATTGAAAATTGCTGGTGTGAGCCCCGGTGTTAGCGAGGCAGCAGGCCGGGACAGGGGACACACAAGAGGTCAGGAGAGAGGCAGAAGTCGAGGGGCGAACCGAGGCAGTGGGAGAGGAGGTTTTGGTAGGGCCAGGGGAACACCGTGGAAACAAGACTTTCACTTCAGCTATGAAAATGGCGAGCGGCAGAAACAGAACGATTCTCTGACTAATGAAAGTTTTATTCTGCAG AATCCACCTGAAATAACTCCCAAACGGGACTACGCAGCTTTACCCTTGCTGGCAGCTCCCCCTGCAGTGGGCCAAAAAATTGCCTTTAAG CTTTTGGAGCTGACCGAGAACTACACACCGGAGGTGTCTGATTATAAA GAAGGGAAGATTATTGCATTCAATCCTCAAACAAAAGTGATGGAGCTTGAACTGCTCTCTCAACCTCAAG CTCCAGCTGAACCTGGCAAGTTTGATCTGGTGTATGAGAACGCTGATGGATCCGAGAGAGTGGAGTATGCGGTCACACATGGATCACAG CTGACTGAGCGCTGGGATTCTCTTCTGGAGCCCCGGCTCATTCTGGAGAATGTTGGATGA